The proteins below come from a single Miscanthus floridulus cultivar M001 chromosome 1, ASM1932011v1, whole genome shotgun sequence genomic window:
- the LOC136497369 gene encoding putative MO25-like protein At4g17270, which produces MSFFFRVASRLRPSTPEEVVRSIKDSFLALHTRTHAKALEEVEKNISSLRLLIFGDGEVEPNQEQVLQITLEICKEDVISLIVQNLPSLGWGVRKDLVLCWCILLRQKVDETYCCVQYIENHLELLDFLVGCYKNLDIALNCGNMLRECIKYPTLAKYILESGSFELFFEYVELPNFDIASDALNTFKDLLTKHEAVVAEFLSSHYEQFFELYSRLLSSTNYVTRRQAIKLLSEFLLEAPNSQIMKRYIVEVRFLNIMINLLKDSSKNIRICAFHVFKVFVANPNKPRCIIVALLDNRREVLKLLHSLPTSKGDDELDEEKDLIIQEIQKLA; this is translated from the exons ATGTCCTTCTTCTTCCGCGTGGCGTCGCGGCTGCGGCCGTCGACGCCGGAGGAGGTGGTCCGCTCCATCAAGGACTCCTTCCTCGCGCTCCACACGCGGACCCACGCCAAG GCTCTGGAAGAGGTCGAGAAAAATATCTCGTCGTTGAGATTGTTGATCTTTGGTGATGGAGAAGTAGAACCAAATCAAGAGCAGGTCCTGCAAATAACCCTTGAGATTTGCAAGGAGGACGTCATTTCCCTGATCGTCCAGAATCTGCCTTCCTTGGGTTGGGGA GTAAGAAAAGATCTGGTTCTCTGCTGGTGCATTTTGCTTAGGCAGAAGGTTGATGAAACCTATTGCTGCGTGCAGTATATTGAAAATCATCTGGAGCTTTTAGATTTCCTTGTTGGTTG CTACAAGAACTTGGATATTGCATTGAACTGTGGGAATATGTTAAGAGAATGCATAAAGTATCCTACGCTTGCAAA ATACATATTGGAATCTGGTAGCTTTGAGCTGTTCTTTGAGTATGTTGAACTGCCAAACTTTGATATTGCTTCAGATGCTCTGAACACCTTCAAG GATCTGCTTACCAAGCACGAAGCTGTAGTCGCAGAGTTCTTGAGTTCCCACTACGAGCAG TTTTTTGAACTCTACTCAAGGCTCTTGTCGTCAACGAATTATGTAACAAGAAGGCAGGCAATCAAG TTACTTTCAGAGTTTCTACTGGAGGCTCCTAACTCTCAAATAATGAAGAGATACATTGTGGAAGTTCGTTTTTTAAATATTATGATCAATCTACTAAAG GATTCAAGCAAAAATATCAGAATATGTGCCTTCCATGTTTTTAAG GTATTTGTTGCCAATCCGAATAAGCCTCGATGTATCATTGTAGCTTTGCTAGACAATCGCAGAGAAGTTTTGAAGCTACTCCACAGTCTTCCTACAAGTAAAG GCGACGATGAACTTGATGAGGAGAAAGACCTAATCATTCAGGAAATCCAGAAGCTGGCATAG